The Thermococcus sp. 4557 genomic sequence GGGGAAGACGAAGACCACCTTTCCGTTCCTCTTGAGGACATCGCCGAAGCTCTCGAAGACGGGGTAATAGAGCCGGTCCAGCTCGTTGGCGAGCTTTATCGCCTCGCCCCTGCTGGGATTCCTTTTGAGGGGCTTTCCGAGATAGGGTTCCGTAACCACCGCGTCGAACCTCTGGCGGAAGCACCGCCTCAGCTTCCTCGCGTCGCAGACCTCGAGGTGGGCGGAGCCCCTCGGGCGGAACTCCTTCCTGAGCCATGCGAGGTTCTTCTTGGCGTCCCGTATTCTCTCCGGGTCTCGGTCGCTTCCGTGGGCACTCAGCCCCTGGAGGACGAACTCCTGAACTATCGTCCCTATTCCGCAGAAGGGGTCGAGGAAAGAGCCCTTCCTCACCTCCGTCAGGTTCACCATTATCCTCGCGAGCCTGGGCGGGATGGAAAGGATGGGCCTCTGAACGGGCCTCTCCACGTCGAGCTTCTTCAGCTCAAACGGGTCTGTAACCTTCACGGTCTCGCCGACCCAGAAGCTCCCGTCCTCACGGAAGAGGAAGACGAAGTCCTTAACTTCTGGAAAGCCCTTGAGGATGAGCTCCGCTGGCATGGCATAAACTCTGGCGGGTTTGAAGAACTTTGAGGAGCCTTCCGCCTTGAACTCCCTTTTTATCGCGCTTCCCAGCTTCCTCCAGAGCCTCCAGTCGCTCTCACCGTAGAGGCTGACCGTGAAGAGCCTCGCGTATTCGAGGTCGCCTATGGCATCCTCTCCTTCGCCGACTATCCGGACCAGTTTGAGTGAGCCCCCCAGCCAGTGGAAGTACCTCTCCACCGCGGTGGATGACTCGAATACCAGCCAGTCCCGCGCGGACTCGATAACTCTAACTTTAAGGTTGAACCTTCTGGTGAATGCATAAAATTCTGCCTCACTGAGGCGTGGATTTTTGCCAAATATCGCCGCGTACATGGTCGCATCCTTCGAGGGAGCCCTTAAAAACGTTCCGAGGGTTAGGTTAATAAGATGTGATGTGCAATAAAGAATAAGGGTGATGTGTAAAATCCACAACTGTACGGGGGATATGTGGCATGATTGTCAAGGAAATCCTCGCCTCGGTTGAGGCGATTCCAGA encodes the following:
- a CDS encoding TRM11 family methyltransferase gives rise to the protein MYAAIFGKNPRLSEAEFYAFTRRFNLKVRVIESARDWLVFESSTAVERYFHWLGGSLKLVRIVGEGEDAIGDLEYARLFTVSLYGESDWRLWRKLGSAIKREFKAEGSSKFFKPARVYAMPAELILKGFPEVKDFVFLFREDGSFWVGETVKVTDPFELKKLDVERPVQRPILSIPPRLARIMVNLTEVRKGSFLDPFCGIGTIVQEFVLQGLSAHGSDRDPERIRDAKKNLAWLRKEFRPRGSAHLEVCDARKLRRCFRQRFDAVVTEPYLGKPLKRNPSRGEAIKLANELDRLYYPVFESFGDVLKRNGKVVFVFPAYRLSGGGIYRKERKWLTKLGFEVVGRYTDYEERHKLVRDIHVLRYRG